The Pyrus communis chromosome 12, drPyrComm1.1, whole genome shotgun sequence genomic sequence AACGAAAACTTGCTTCTGGTTAGTTTCTGAGCATCCTATTGCTTGCCAATATAAAAGGTGGCTATGGACATCTCAAATATCATCTTCTTCGTTGACAAAGATGGCTCGTGGTCTCATTGCCATTTGTCTCATCACTTTGCTAGCCTGTTCATCTGTGGAAGGTCGAGGCCTAGGTAAACATTCATCCCTAACCCTTGTCATTTTCTTCATCTTGTTCTACATTTTCGCAGGTTTTCGATTTATGGTCATTTAAAGTGGTTCATCGTGCAATGATATGTTGTTGCAGAACTAGCACATTTAAATGGAGCTGAACATCAGTCCGTGGGGGATCATGTTCACGGAGTTGTAGCAAATGTGACAGTGGGTGGGTTCAACTTTCAGTTAAATTTAAGCAACCCTAAACTTGTTGAAGAACTGAAAATTAAACGATCAGACTTTCCATCCGATTTTCTGTTTGGAGCCGCCACTTCTGCTGCACAGGTACATGTAAAATGAGTTATGCCTATATAGCCTCAAAATTTCTTTGTTAAaatagattttgttatattaaTCGATGTATGTTGAGCGCAGAGCGAAGGGTCAGCTAAAGAAGGAGGGAGAGGACCGAGTGGTTGGGATCATCGCATGGAAACACTCCCAGGTTTACATAACCTTAATAAGTTATCTTATCTTCATAATTTTTCCATTCGGAATAATGATCAGCCAACAAATTTCAATTACAGAAAAACTTCGAAACAGTACAAAATTCCCCATGGCAGTCGATGGATATAAACGATACAAGGCGAGTAGCAAAAGGTCAAAACATCCTTAAAAATCCAGTTTgttcttcaaaaaaattaagCTAATATACTCTAATCTGAATTTTAGGAGGATATTAAGCTTATCAAGGACGCTGGACTAAATTCTTACAGATTCTCCATGTCCTGGAGTAGGATTTTACCAagtaaaaatcattttttctttattctgttctttttaaaatttgtttgatcATTTATAAGAAACTGATGGGGTGTTGATGGATCCTACGCAGAGGGAAGCTTAAGTGGCGGAATTAACCAAGAGGGTATTGATTACTACAATAGCTTGATCGATGAGCTAATAAGAAATGGTGAGAAAGCTACCAGTTTTTATGTACTTGGATGGTTGAATTAAGTATGCGTTTGGCTTAATGTATTTTCTGCGTTCTAACGCAGGCATCACACCTTTCGTGACGATTTATCACTTTGACATGCCACTAGCCCTGGAAGAGAAGTATGGAGGCTTACTGAATCGCTCGTTCGTGTAAGCCTTTTTAAAAAACCATTTTGCACGCATATGtcattttgtaaacatgaattgaaaaatatgaacTTGATAAGATAAATAAAGAACATAAGATCAATCTCATAATGTATAATAATGATATGGTCGATTTTCCAGGAATGACTTTAGAGACTATAGCGAGCTTTTATTCAAAAACTTTGGAGACAGAGTTAAACATTGGTTCACAATTAATGAGCCAAACATTCTTGCTCAATTTGGTTATGAACTTGGGATTTCCCCACCAGGGAGGTGTTCACTTCCATCAACCCTTTGTGCATTAGGGTCTCCTGTGAAATGTTTCGAGACTGTCGGTCCATGCAAGTTTGGTGGTAACTCGTCAACAGAGCCTTACACTGCAGCCCATAACATTATCCTTGCCCATGCCACTGTGGTTAAGCTctacaaagaaaaatatcaagTGAGACTTGAAGACTCGAGgaaattcataaaaattcaATTGTTTCAACTTTTTAATCTTATCACTAAAGATTAGTTTGAATGTCATCTTCTAGGAACAACAAAAGGGTGAATTGGGAATCGTCCTCGCTTCACAATATTTTTTGCCCTATACACAATCAGAGGAAGATAAAGCTGCAGCAGGACGACTTTTTGACTTCTACCTCGGATGGTAAGTAGAAGCATTCCATTTCATGATCACATGATCATTGATGATCATGAGAACTTGCatgttttaatcattttatGATAAGCTTTTTCGTTAGTAATGCTACTATTTGTGCATTAGGTTTATGGGACCATTAGTATTCGGAGATTATCCTCAAAGTATGAAGGAGAGGGTGAAGGATAGGCTTCCCACTTTTTCCGCAGAAGACAAAGTTCTGCTCAATGGGAGTTTAGGGTTGGTTGGTATCAATTATTATACATCAACATATGCCAAACATAAGGCTCCTCCTCAAGGTGAGGCGTTGCGTTATTCCTTCGATCAATGGGCCGAAACAATAGGTAAGATATCTTGCTCTCTAGAGCCATAAGGACAAACGAAAAATCAAACATCAAAGATAGTTTTAATATTCCGTCGTGTTGATCGTGTTTTGATTGTTTCAGCTatcaaagatgaagaaattcTTGGTGTGGTAAGAAATTTTTTAAGATTCTATGTTCTTGCTAGTTTTGTAAGAAATGAAACATCGGTGTTGTCTTTGTTTGAGGAAAGTGTGTGGTTAAatttttccttatggtgcagacCGATAGTCATTGGCCGGAAGGGCTGCAGAAGCTGTTGGAGTACGTAAAGGATAATTATCAAAATCCAAAACTCTACATTTCTGAAAATGGTTCGATTTCTTATGCTTCGGTTAATGCTTGTATATATACTGTTAACCAAAATAtgcataacaaaaacaaaaaaggatgACATAACTTCTACACCTTTTCTTTGTAGGACTTTCTGATCACAAGGACAATGGCTCTCCACTTGAAGTACTTCTAGAGGATCCATATCGAATTTCCTTTGTTACTCGTCACTTGTATCGAATCAATAAGGCAATTAAGTAAGGgatgatatatatttttatttgaaactGAAACAAATATATTGTCTCATTCTTAACAAAAATTATTGCAGGAATGGAGTGAATGTCAAAGGGTACTTCTATTGGGCTCTATTCGACGACATTGAATGGGGCATGGGGTTCAATCGAGTTGGTATTTACTTTGTTGATTTCAGTAACTACACGCGCTACCCCAAGCTCTCCGTTAAGTGGTTCCAAGCTTTCCTTCAAGGCTGAGATCCTGCTATAGCTGCCTGAGTAATCGGTTGTTCTTCCTAATCATCGGTCGGTTACGTTTGCATTTTCTTGTTGGATTCTTTataacaaaccaaaagaaaaaacaaaaacttgggaCAGATTATCCAAAAGTGCTGCCAAAGTAAGCAGAATAATATCTTGAAAAAGATGAAATGATAATTGACTAGTACATAAAATCAGGAGCTGATTAGATGATACTTTGTAAGATTCATGCACCACATTCGCCTTTGCAGTTCAAAGCGGGTGAAGCATTACCTGAACTCCGTGTTGTGGACGAACTGTCACATACTGAATGGGCGAGTGAACATAACCTGGGGATAGAGTGAAGGAGTAGCGTTGTAGAATCATTGACAGAGCAATCTTTGCTTCATTGATTGCAAAGTTTAAGCCCACACAACTTCGAGGTCCTATTCCAAACGGCACAAATGCACCTATGTTATTGTTAGTTGCTTTAGCAACCCCTTCAGCAAATCTCTCTGGTTTGAAAAGTTGTGCGTCCTGTCCCCATATTCGAGGATCGTGGTGAAACGATAGATTTGAGATAACTAATGCAACATTAGCAGGAACAATGACATCTCCCAGTCTAACTTCCCTTTCAACTTTCCTTCCAAAACCAGCAAAAGGGGGATATAACCTTAGAGACTCGTTGAAGATCATACTCATCTGCATGAACACGAAAAATGGATACCAAATCAAGATTACTTCCAATCTTAGTTTTGCCACTTAAGATAAGCAGTTGATTAATTAGTGGTTGACTTTCTTTTTCTACcaataaatttgcaaactaaatgatgtatcactctctagcattactcttcttcttcttcttttttttttttttttttttttttttttttttttttttttttttttttggttatcaATTAGATTTAGTGATTAAATTTagccattcattttttttgggaATAAGGCTTGGCCGTTGAAAGAAGAGCAACAAATCTTGCTAAAACGAATAAGTTCTCAATCACAAATGAACACGTAACCAAACAATTATTGAATTGAAAACTTGAACAAACATCACTCCAAATAAAAGAGCACattcatttttaattgatttttcaaCACGTCTTACTATTCTTCTTCCAACAGCCAATCATTGTTCTTTTCTGGATCGTCAATACTCTgcatttaaaaattgaaagaatggCTATTATGCCTCCCAAAGAACTCATTTTTTgttaactcatcaaaatttcaacggtccggagTCCAAAGATTCCTCAGCTTTATGCTCAAGACTGATGACCCATCTAGAACACCTAAACGTGTTAGCTTACTTTTGTGACGACTTACTACAATCCAAAGACATTGCCATAGgtaagtgttattggcactccaaaaatctcattatacattccttataagtgtatttttctttccaaatatagaaaatttaagagtgtagaatgagatttttggagtatcaataacaattctcttgcCATATTATTAGATTGATAAAATGGCTATAATGTCCCGTGCTATTGAATACCCAGGATTTGTAGCcgcataattttttattttttgttgttgtagcaGTTAGATTTATTGATTAAATCTagccattcattttttttggaATAATGATTGGTTATTGAAAAAAGAGTAGTAAGTCCTAGTAAAATGAATAGTCCCCAATCACAAATGAACACGTGACCAAACAATTGAAAACTTAAACCAACATCACTCCAAACAAATGAACACATATTTACTTTGAACTATTTTTCAACATAATTTGATACTCGTGTTTCAACAACCAggtattgttttttatttttattttttaatggtaATCAATGCTACACATTGTTAAAAATTGAACTTCCTTTACAAAAACAGAGAGCAATGAACTTCCCGTATCTTTCTATCTGCAGACGGCACTGCAAACTGTATCCACCCTTAAATATTATTAGACATCTCGAATGGATAAGATTGTTATTATGACCATTTGTGAATTTTAAAGGGACAAAGATTGTCTGCATTCTCACTTTTCGTGCCTTTTTGTTTGTGTAGTCACagttaagttacgtcaacattttatattactattcatttttattttattaaactgTATCCACCCttaaatattattaaacatCTCGAATGATGTTTGTCGGCCCCTTTCATATTCCACATAAACAATTCCTAATCATCGGTCGGTTACGTTTGCATTTTCTTGTTGGATTCTTTataacaaaccaaaagaaaaaacaaaaacttgggaCAGATTATCCAAAAGTGCTGCCAAAGTAAGCAGAATCATATCTTGAAAAAGATGAAATGATAATTGACTAATACATAAATCAGGAGCTGATTAGATGATACTTTGCAAGATTCATGCACCACATTCGCCTTTGCAGTTCAAAGCGGGTGAAGCATTACCTGAACTCCGTGTTGTGGACGAACTGTCACATACTGAATGGGCGAGTGAACATAACCTGGGGATAGAGTGAAGGAGTAGCGTTGTAGAATCATTGACAGAGCAATCTTTGCTTCATTGGTTGCAAAGTTTAAGCCCACACAACTTCGAGGTCCTATTCCAAACGGCACAAATGCACCTATGTTATTGTTAGTTGCTTTAGCAACCCCTTCAGCAAATCTCTCTGGTTTGAAAAGTTGTGCGTCCTGTCCCCAGATTCGAGGATCGTGGTGAAATGATAGATTTGAGATAACTAATGCAACATTAGCAGGAACAATGACATCTCCCAGTCTAACTTCCCTTTCAACTTTCCTTACAAAACCAGCAACAGGGGGATATAACCTTAGAGACTCGTTGAAGATCATACTCATCTGCATGAACACGAAAAATGGATACCAAATCAAGAGTACTTCCAATCTTAGTTTTGCCACTTAAGATAAGCAGTTGATTAATTAGTGGTTGACTTTCTTACTGTTTTCAGTTTGGTAATGCCATCGAGATTTGGAGTTTGTTTCCCAAATAATTCTATGACCTCCTTTCTTGCTTCCTCTTGCCAATTCGTATGGAGTGCTAGAAGAAAGACGGTCCAAGCAAGCAAAGTATTGGTGGTTTCTTGTCCAGCAAAGTAAAAAGTCTTGCACTCGTCAACCAAATCATCCACCGAAATCCTCTGGTCGCCATTGGCATCATGACGAGCCTTCAAAAGTAATCCAAAAAAATCACTCCCAAAGCCGTCCTCATCTCCACTCATTGCcgtcttttctcttttcttagcGATATCCATTATGGAGGCATATACACCTTTCTCAAGTTTTTCTGCTTCGATCTCGTCactagttttgaaaattttactgCAACATTAAGCAAAAGACTAACAACCATGAGAACACAAGTAACACTCCAAGAATATTTGTGGAATGAACCGAGATTACCTGATGCCAGGAATCCTGACTGTGAGGGCGTTTGTAAAAAGTAGGAAGGCTAATTTCATCAACATCTCAAAAATGTTCTGTCCTTCTAAATAGCTGCTGCCAAATGCTGTTCTCGAAATCACTTCTGAAGTGAACAACCTGAACTCTTCAAACAcctcaatttctttttcttcataattTCTCCACCTTTCAAGCATCGTCTCAGCACTAGCTACCATATCTGGAAACATACTCTAGACAAATAATACCGTCATGCTATCAACAAATTTAGCTTCAGCAATCTTTACCACAGTAACTGtaaaaaacttacttttaaaCATTCTCCATTGAAGGCATGGGTAGCAATCTTTCTCATTTTTCCCCATTTTTCACCTTCAGTTGTTGTCACAAGGCCATCTCCTAATAGTTTCTTCACAAAGGTATCGGGCTCTCTTTTCGGATAAGCTTTATCCTTGTTACTCATTATCTCTTTGCATAACTCAGGTTCCTCCGTAATGACCAACTGTGCAAGAGAACCATGCCACTGAAGATATTTCTTCCCTACAATTTCGTAcaaaaaaatgaccaaaatttAAGTCGGAACAATTTGAAAAACAACAATTAACTAAAAGTGAGACATAGCTTGTTAGTTGTTACCATATATCTGTGACCAAGAGTGTATGTGAGGTACAACTCCAGAAACTATGTCGTGAGATAAATTCTTGGGCCTGCGCATGACTTCCTTTTTCATGTCGGATATTTCTTTTGTGTTTCCATGGATAAGTCTGTAAGGAGGACCTTTGATCCCCTGCGCTTTCATCATCTTTTGTATCCGAGTCGGAGTCCACCATAGTTTGTGCAGGATCTTGATGAGGACAAAGACAAGAAACACACACAGAAGGCTTGAAAGAATGGCCACCATGCCTCCCAAAGAACTCATTTTTTATTAACTGATCAAATTTTCCAGTCCGGAGTCCAAAGTTTCCTCATCTTTATCCTCAAGACAAATGACCCCACACCTAAACGTGTTAGCTTCTGATTGTTAGCTTCCTTTTCTGACTACTTACTACAATCCAAAGACATTGCCGCAGTATTAGATTTAACAAAATGGCTACAATGTCGCGTGCTATGACTGGAAAATGATGCGGAGAATCTCACGATCATCATCATTTaccgtatatcgtgcggtcagaaattatttgaaatttaaaattaaatataaataatacctaaggACAATtaaccacacgatgtacgataaacggtcaAGATCACGGAATACCCCGAATTCCCAGGAAAAGGATCTGGTCCTATTGAATACTCGGGATTTGTAgccttgtaattttttttagtgttagaaagactaaatttgcaaactaaatgatgtattaCCAATAAAAATAAGCACGTGTATCAACgtgtaagtaataaaccaatcatcaacttctatattttttagttttcaaaattttatttacaaatttagtctctctagcattactcttcttcttcttcttttttttttttttttttttttttttttttttttttttttttttggttatcaATTAGATTTAGTGATTAAATTTagccattcattttttttgggaATAAGGCTTGGCCGTTGAAAGAAGAGCAACAAATCTTGCTAAAACGAATAAGTTCTCAATCACAAATGAACACGTGACCAAACAATTATTGAATTGAAAACTTGAACAAACATCACTCCAAATAAAAGAGCacattaatttttaattgatttttcaaCACATCTTACTATTCTTCTTCCAACAGCCAATCATTATTCTTTTTTGGGTCGTCAATACCCtgcatttaaaatttgaaagaatgGCTAGTATGCCTCCCAAAGAACTCATTTTTTgttaactcatcaaaatttcAGCCGTTCGGAGTCCAAAGATTCCTCAGCTTTATGCTCAAGACAGATGACCCATCTAGAACACCTAAATGTGTTAGCTTACTTTTGTGACGACTTACTACAATCCAAAGACATTGTCATAGGtaagtgttattagcactccaaaaatctcattatacactccttataagtgtatttttctttccaaatatagaaagtttagagtgtagaatgagatttttggagtaccaataacaattctctttccATATTATTAGATTGATAAAATGGCTATAATGTCCCGTGCTATTGAATACCCAGGATTTGTAGCcgcataattttttattttttgttgttgtagcaGTTAGATTTATTGATTAAATTTagccattcatttttttttttttttgagaataaGGCTTGGCCGCTGAAAGAAGAGTAGCAAGTCTTGCTAAAATGAATAAGTTCTCAATCACAAATGAACACGTGACCAAACAATTATTGAATTGAAAACTTGAACTAACATCACACCAAATAAAAGaacacattcatttttaattgatttttcaaCATGGCTTACTATTCTTCTTCCAACAGCCAGTCATTGTTCTTTTGTGGGCCGTCAATACTCtacatttaaaaattgaaagaatggCTATTATGCCTCCCAAAGAACTCATTTTTTGTTAACTCATCAAATTTTCAACCGTCCGGAGTCCAAAGTTTTCTCAGCTTTATGCTCAAGACAAATGACCCATCTAGAACACCTAAACGTGTTAGCTTACTTTTTTGACTACTTACTACATTCCAAAGACATTGTCATAGGacagtgttattggcactcta encodes the following:
- the LOC137710149 gene encoding beta-glucosidase 13-like; the protein is MARGLIAICLITLLACSSVEGRGLELAHLNGAEHQSVGDHVHGVVANVTVGGFNFQLNLSNPKLVEELKIKRSDFPSDFLFGAATSAAQSEGSAKEGGRGPSGWDHRMETLPEKLRNSTKFPMAVDGYKRYKEDIKLIKDAGLNSYRFSMSWSRILPKGSLSGGINQEGIDYYNSLIDELIRNGITPFVTIYHFDMPLALEEKYGGLLNRSFVNDFRDYSELLFKNFGDRVKHWFTINEPNILAQFGYELGISPPGRCSLPSTLCALGSPVKCFETVGPCKFGGNSSTEPYTAAHNIILAHATVVKLYKEKYQEQQKGELGIVLASQYFLPYTQSEEDKAAAGRLFDFYLGWFMGPLVFGDYPQSMKERVKDRLPTFSAEDKVLLNGSLGLVGINYYTSTYAKHKAPPQGEALRYSFDQWAETIGKISCSLEP
- the LOC137711596 gene encoding cytochrome P450 CYP749A22-like; the protein is MSSLGGMVAILSSLLCVFLVFVLIKILHKLWWTPTRIQKMMKAQGIKGPPYRLIHGNTKEISDMKKEVMRRPKNLSHDIVSGVVPHIHSWSQIYGKKYLQWHGSLAQLVITEEPELCKEIMSNKDKAYPKREPDTFVKKLLGDGLVTTTEGEKWGKMRKIATHAFNGECLKSMFPDMVASAETMLERWRNYEEKEIEVFEEFRLFTSEVISRTAFGSSYLEGQNIFEMLMKLAFLLFTNALTVRIPGISKIFKTSDEIEAEKLEKGVYASIMDIAKKREKTAMSGDEDGFGSDFFGLLLKARHDANGDQRISVDDLVDECKTFYFAGQETTNTLLAWTVFLLALHTNWQEEARKEVIELFGKQTPNLDGITKLKTMSMIFNESLRLYPPVAGFVRKVEREVRLGDVIVPANVALVISNLSFHHDPRIWGQDAQLFKPERFAEGVAKATNNNIGAFVPFGIGPRSCVGLNFATNEAKIALSMILQRYSFTLSPGYVHSPIQYVTVRPQHGVQVMLHPL
- the LOC137710150 gene encoding cytochrome P450 CYP749A22-like; its protein translation is MQMSMIFNESLRLYPPFAGFGRKVEREVRLGDVIVPANVALVISNLSFHHDPRIWGQDAQLFKPERFAEGVAKATNNNIGAFVPFGIGPRSCVGLNFAINEAKIALSMILQRYSFTLSPGYVHSPIQYVTVRPQHGVQVMLHPL